The following are from one region of the uncultured Hyphomonas sp. genome:
- a CDS encoding OmpH family outer membrane protein: MSHLKKILCAFALLIGSAAFTAPVAAAQGSNVIAIDEVKILRDSKAGKDMATKLQTIETQMNGELTPERNTLQTQGKALDAKLAGKTREQVNGDAALVSELNAYQAKANAFAAKAKRASQEFSLTERVALSTFNKALEPVLLQVIQEKNADLVVSKSSVVYSADKIDASDLVIQKLDAATPTLTVTRQKIPDQPANPQ, from the coding sequence ATGTCCCACCTCAAGAAAATCCTATGTGCATTCGCACTACTTATCGGCAGCGCCGCTTTCACGGCCCCGGTGGCCGCTGCACAAGGCAGCAATGTTATCGCCATTGATGAAGTGAAGATCCTCCGCGACAGTAAAGCCGGCAAGGATATGGCGACGAAACTCCAGACCATCGAAACTCAGATGAATGGTGAACTGACACCGGAGCGCAACACCCTGCAAACCCAGGGCAAAGCCCTGGATGCCAAGCTGGCCGGCAAGACCCGCGAGCAGGTGAACGGCGATGCCGCTCTGGTTTCGGAGTTGAATGCCTATCAGGCAAAGGCGAACGCTTTCGCTGCGAAGGCAAAACGGGCATCGCAGGAATTTTCGCTGACCGAACGTGTTGCCCTGTCGACCTTCAACAAGGCTCTTGAACCGGTCCTGCTTCAGGTCATTCAGGAAAAGAATGCTGATCTCGTCGTGTCCAAGAGTTCGGTTGTGTATTCCGCTGACAAGATTGATGCGAGCGATCTGGTGATCCAGAAACTGGATGCGGCAACGCCGACTCTGACCGTGACCCGCCAGAAAATTCCGGATCAACCGGCAAATCCGCAGTAA
- the lpxI gene encoding UDP-2,3-diacylglucosamine diphosphatase LpxI (LpxI, functionally equivalent to LpxH, replaces it in LPS biosynthesis in a minority of bacteria.), which translates to MTKPLGLIAGLGELPVAIASNAVASGQGVYVLRLKGFEEPALAEYPGAVVGLGEIGGVIDRLKAAGCKDVVFAGIVNRPNFKDLKLDMRGAMLLPKVVSEARKGDDALLKVLVREFEKQGFNVIGSEEANKALLAPAGLIAGPQPTNENLADIRHAAKVASATGALDIGQGCVVCDGLVLAVEAQEGTDEMLRRCAMLPVAIRGKSGARRGVLAKRPKPAQERRIDLPTTGVSTVELVAAAGLAGLAVEADGALLLRRAEMEAAADRLGVFIYGFSPDEGL; encoded by the coding sequence ATGACAAAACCTCTGGGACTGATCGCCGGCCTGGGAGAACTTCCCGTCGCCATTGCGAGCAATGCTGTGGCAAGCGGGCAGGGCGTGTATGTGCTGCGCCTGAAGGGGTTCGAGGAACCGGCCCTTGCCGAATATCCCGGCGCAGTGGTTGGTCTGGGGGAAATCGGTGGCGTCATCGACCGGCTGAAGGCGGCAGGCTGCAAGGACGTCGTCTTTGCAGGCATCGTGAACCGGCCGAACTTCAAAGACCTGAAGCTGGACATGCGCGGAGCCATGTTGTTGCCCAAAGTGGTCTCCGAAGCTCGCAAGGGTGACGATGCTTTGCTGAAAGTGCTCGTCAGAGAATTCGAGAAGCAAGGCTTCAATGTGATTGGCAGCGAAGAGGCAAACAAGGCTTTGCTTGCGCCGGCCGGGCTGATTGCCGGTCCCCAACCAACGAACGAGAATCTGGCAGACATCCGGCATGCCGCAAAGGTGGCGTCAGCGACCGGTGCGCTGGATATCGGGCAGGGCTGCGTGGTTTGCGACGGTCTTGTCCTGGCAGTCGAGGCTCAGGAAGGCACAGATGAGATGCTCAGGCGTTGCGCCATGCTGCCGGTGGCTATCCGGGGCAAATCGGGGGCTCGCCGGGGTGTTCTGGCAAAGCGGCCCAAGCCAGCCCAGGAACGCCGCATCGATCTACCGACAACAGGTGTTTCAACTGTGGAGCTCGTTGCTGCTGCAGGCCTTGCAGGTCTCGCCGTTGAGGCGGACGGGGCATTGTTGCTCCGCCGAGCCGAGATGGAAGCGGCAGCAGATCGTCTTGGTGTTTTCATTTATGGCTTTTCACCGGACGAAGGCTTGTGA
- the bamA gene encoding outer membrane protein assembly factor BamA yields MRKFLAATFMATSVFALQCATGVSGSAQAQEDNRYGGTIRSIVVQGNRRIEARTVQSYLLLEPGDAFDPNRIDLSLKTLFATNLFADVSIDRLGDDLIVRVVENPIINRVIFEGNKALKEEKLKEEIQAEPRGIFTAARVQSDVQRILELYRQSGRFAVKVEPQYKPLEQNRVDLIFQITEGPVTGVRAINFIGNEAYTDSRLRSEIVTKQSRFWRFFNSNDNYDPGRLEYDRDQLRQFYQNNGYYDFRVTSAVAELTPDQKDFYITMTVDEGRQYDFGEVKVETALEKLNAQALQAAVPIKEGALFRGDLIESTIDSLTYAAGIAGYAFVDIRPQLDVNPDTGRIDVTFVVDEGPRVYIDRINIVGNTQTLDRVIRRELRISEGDAFNRILLDRSKNRVRALGYFKEVEIEEVPTDEPDRTIVNVSVQEQPTGELSFAAGFSSVDSYLLDLSASQRNLRGRGQSVVARISTSSRQQVVDLRFTEPRFLDRNLSAGIDVFATRQDFGDISYFTSDTYGAGLRVGFPLTERLQLGLSYRLQYDDINVTDQAYLIDLATGLPSSRTIQTGGQDTPDDTSDDTFRRAGPDDAIDGQEVVLDRCDPSYLFRETICRSERSDLSSIFGYQLYWDRKNDPITPTRGFDMSLSQDLAGIGGDVHYLRTETNATFYRGIWKGVVASARLSGGYVFPLENGEGIRINNRFFRGGSTFRGFDVAGLGPREILRVIDPVTGEVVSTRRLNAQGGNLYYQGTFELTLPNVFPEEYGIKSALFLDAGSLGTLRGPDVAPTVITTDPETGLPAVRITKDAASLRASAGLSVFWKSPFGPIRFDFSQILRREDYDRTETFRFSTSTRF; encoded by the coding sequence ATGCGTAAGTTTCTTGCAGCGACCTTCATGGCGACCAGCGTCTTCGCGCTTCAGTGCGCGACAGGCGTATCTGGTTCGGCACAGGCGCAGGAAGACAACCGGTATGGGGGAACGATCCGTTCTATCGTTGTCCAGGGGAACAGGCGTATCGAAGCGCGTACGGTGCAGTCTTACCTGTTGCTGGAACCCGGTGATGCATTCGATCCGAACCGTATCGACCTGTCTCTGAAGACCCTGTTTGCGACTAATCTTTTTGCGGACGTCTCCATCGACCGTCTTGGCGATGACCTCATCGTCCGGGTCGTTGAGAACCCGATCATCAACCGTGTGATTTTCGAGGGCAACAAGGCGCTCAAGGAAGAAAAGCTCAAAGAAGAAATCCAGGCAGAGCCACGCGGCATCTTCACTGCTGCCCGCGTACAGAGCGATGTGCAGCGGATTCTTGAGCTGTATCGTCAATCTGGCCGTTTTGCCGTCAAGGTCGAACCGCAATACAAACCGCTTGAACAGAACCGCGTTGATCTGATTTTCCAGATCACTGAGGGCCCCGTTACCGGTGTTCGGGCGATCAATTTCATCGGGAACGAAGCCTACACGGACTCCCGCCTGAGAAGTGAGATCGTCACCAAGCAGTCCCGTTTCTGGCGCTTTTTTAACTCCAATGACAATTACGATCCCGGACGGTTGGAATACGACCGGGATCAGCTGCGCCAGTTCTATCAGAATAATGGGTACTATGATTTCCGCGTGACCTCGGCAGTCGCCGAACTGACGCCGGATCAGAAAGACTTCTACATCACCATGACGGTCGATGAGGGACGTCAGTATGATTTTGGTGAGGTCAAGGTCGAGACCGCTCTCGAAAAGCTGAACGCCCAGGCACTCCAGGCGGCTGTTCCGATCAAGGAAGGAGCGCTGTTCAGGGGCGACCTGATCGAGAGCACCATCGATTCTCTCACATATGCGGCCGGTATCGCCGGCTATGCTTTTGTAGACATCCGCCCGCAATTGGATGTGAACCCTGACACGGGCCGGATTGATGTCACATTCGTCGTGGATGAAGGTCCGCGCGTCTATATTGACCGCATCAACATCGTCGGAAACACGCAGACGCTGGACCGCGTGATCCGCCGGGAACTCAGAATTTCAGAAGGCGATGCCTTCAACCGCATTCTGCTGGATCGTTCCAAGAACCGTGTTCGCGCGCTTGGTTACTTCAAGGAAGTCGAGATCGAAGAAGTCCCGACGGATGAGCCGGACCGTACGATCGTCAATGTGAGCGTACAGGAACAGCCGACCGGCGAACTTTCGTTTGCAGCAGGTTTCTCATCGGTCGATTCCTACCTCCTCGACCTTTCCGCAAGTCAAAGAAACCTGCGCGGACGCGGTCAGTCGGTGGTCGCGCGGATCTCCACATCCAGCCGCCAGCAGGTTGTGGACCTTCGCTTTACCGAGCCGCGGTTCCTGGACAGGAATCTTTCGGCTGGCATCGATGTCTTTGCCACACGGCAAGATTTCGGCGACATTTCCTACTTCACAAGTGATACCTATGGGGCCGGGCTGCGGGTCGGTTTCCCGCTGACAGAGCGGCTGCAGCTGGGACTCAGCTATCGTCTGCAATATGACGATATCAACGTGACCGACCAGGCATACCTGATTGATCTCGCGACGGGGCTGCCGTCCAGCCGCACCATACAGACGGGCGGTCAGGATACGCCCGATGATACAAGCGACGATACTTTCCGGCGCGCAGGACCAGATGATGCCATCGACGGACAGGAAGTCGTTCTGGACCGTTGCGACCCCTCATACCTCTTCCGCGAGACGATCTGCCGCTCGGAACGCTCTGACCTTTCCAGTATTTTTGGTTACCAGCTGTACTGGGATCGCAAGAATGATCCGATTACACCAACTCGCGGTTTCGATATGTCGCTCAGCCAGGACCTGGCTGGTATTGGCGGCGATGTTCATTACCTGCGAACGGAAACGAACGCGACCTTCTATCGTGGCATCTGGAAAGGCGTCGTGGCCAGCGCGCGCCTGTCCGGAGGCTATGTCTTCCCACTGGAAAATGGTGAAGGGATCCGGATCAACAATCGTTTCTTCCGTGGCGGTTCGACCTTCCGTGGATTTGATGTCGCCGGTCTTGGCCCGCGGGAAATTCTTCGTGTGATCGATCCGGTTACAGGCGAGGTCGTGTCTACACGGCGTCTGAATGCGCAGGGCGGAAATCTCTACTATCAGGGTACGTTCGAACTCACCCTGCCGAACGTCTTTCCGGAAGAGTACGGTATCAAAAGCGCCCTGTTCCTGGATGCGGGATCCCTGGGTACGCTGCGCGGCCCGGACGTAGCGCCTACGGTCATAACCACAGATCCCGAAACGGGGCTGCCGGCTGTGCGGATTACCAAGGACGCCGCCTCACTTCGGGCATCAGCGGGGCTCAGTGTCTTCTGGAAATCGCCGTTTGGCCCGATCCGCTTCGACTTCTCCCAAATCCTCCGCAGAGAGGATTATGACCGGACAGAGACGTTCCGGTTCTCGACTTCAACACGCTTCTAA
- a CDS encoding FAD-dependent oxidoreductase: MVGALNGDPRHILLAGGGHAHAVALRQLAKQPLPSGIRLTLVSPTTHNLYSGALPGVIAGHWAANSIGVPLPPLCNAAKVQFVQDKLVSIEPNAHTAMLGSGQRVSFDIASLDIGSGIRPLDIPDALDLVVPIRPIGPFLDIWQKTLAEIKAGSVPPRIIVVGAGLAGIEVTLAIHHRLQQEGIATPSLHLVDAGPDIAGSSSPALRRKLVRALRRANINLVLQTRIQAIQDGAVLLSSGQSLEASLVVNCAGSAPHDWVGQSGLNTVNGRVEVDARLRSTSHPYIWAVGDTSCFKPKPLEPAGVFAVRAGPVIAENISRYTQNAGFAEFHPQSDYLKLVSLGGQRAVAEKFGFALEAGWLWHLKKKIDFSFLREHNLSPGH; the protein is encoded by the coding sequence ATGGTGGGCGCGCTGAACGGCGACCCACGACATATTCTATTGGCCGGGGGCGGCCACGCCCATGCGGTCGCGCTGCGCCAACTTGCAAAACAGCCCCTGCCTTCCGGTATCCGGCTGACGCTTGTCTCACCGACAACGCATAATCTGTACAGCGGGGCGCTTCCGGGCGTCATTGCCGGCCATTGGGCGGCCAATTCCATTGGCGTTCCCTTGCCGCCACTTTGCAACGCCGCCAAAGTTCAATTCGTTCAGGACAAGCTTGTGTCGATCGAGCCCAATGCCCATACGGCCATGCTTGGGTCAGGCCAACGGGTGTCATTCGATATTGCCAGCCTCGACATCGGGTCCGGCATTCGCCCACTGGATATTCCCGATGCCCTCGACTTAGTCGTTCCCATCCGTCCTATCGGACCTTTCCTGGACATATGGCAGAAGACGCTCGCAGAGATCAAAGCCGGATCAGTACCGCCCAGGATCATCGTCGTCGGGGCCGGATTAGCTGGCATCGAGGTGACGCTCGCCATTCACCACCGTCTTCAGCAGGAAGGCATCGCCACTCCGAGCTTGCACCTTGTTGATGCGGGTCCTGACATCGCCGGATCCAGTTCCCCCGCTCTTCGCAGAAAACTTGTCCGCGCCCTGCGCCGGGCGAACATCAATCTGGTTCTGCAAACGCGTATTCAGGCCATACAGGATGGCGCCGTCCTCCTCTCTTCAGGTCAGAGCCTCGAGGCGTCCCTTGTCGTCAATTGCGCCGGGTCAGCACCGCACGATTGGGTTGGACAGTCTGGTCTGAACACGGTCAACGGACGCGTGGAGGTCGATGCAAGGCTTCGCTCCACCAGTCACCCTTATATCTGGGCCGTCGGCGACACATCCTGTTTCAAACCGAAACCGCTGGAGCCCGCAGGCGTATTCGCCGTGAGGGCCGGCCCCGTCATAGCGGAAAATATCAGCCGATATACGCAAAATGCCGGGTTCGCAGAATTTCATCCACAATCTGACTATCTGAAGCTGGTCAGCCTGGGAGGTCAGCGGGCCGTAGCGGAGAAATTTGGTTTTGCACTGGAGGCTGGCTGGCTGTGGCATCTGAAAAAGAAAATCGATTTCTCATTCCTGCGTGAGCATAACCTGTCCCCGGGCCACTGA
- the dxr gene encoding 1-deoxy-D-xylulose-5-phosphate reductoisomerase: MTTKRTISVMGSTGSIGCSAIDVIGHANKTQDGGFEVVALTAGRNAEKLAEQALECRPQIAVIADERQLPVLRERLAGSGIEVAGGHAAVTEAATRPARVLAAIVGAAGLESTLAAVQAGNDVAIANKESVVCGGRLILEEAKKAGVTVLPVDSEHSAIHQCLGDGRALEKLTITASGGPFRTATMDQMRVASPEAAAAHPNWAMGIKNSIDSATLMNKALEFIEAAYLFDVSAEQIDVIIHPQSIIHGMAHFTDGSVIAQLGAPDMRTPISYALGWPDRVATTVDRLDLVSLAKLDFEAVDSARFPAIGLAREAFAAGPGATTVLNCANEAAVSAFIAGQCGFLDISLVVKEVLSRFLSGNMAGVACSSLEEIGQLDRYARSAAEDVLLRAPGDGAEGRALG, from the coding sequence ATGACTACCAAACGAACCATTTCTGTGATGGGATCGACCGGGTCCATCGGGTGCTCGGCAATCGACGTGATCGGTCATGCGAACAAAACCCAGGATGGCGGATTCGAGGTTGTCGCACTGACAGCTGGCAGAAACGCCGAGAAGCTGGCTGAGCAGGCGCTGGAATGCCGCCCCCAGATTGCGGTCATCGCAGATGAGCGCCAGCTGCCTGTCCTGAGAGAACGGCTCGCCGGAAGCGGTATTGAGGTCGCCGGAGGGCACGCTGCTGTGACGGAAGCGGCAACGCGGCCTGCCAGAGTGCTGGCGGCCATTGTCGGCGCGGCGGGACTGGAGTCGACGCTGGCAGCGGTCCAGGCTGGCAATGATGTGGCGATTGCCAACAAGGAGAGCGTCGTTTGTGGCGGGCGGCTTATCCTCGAGGAGGCGAAAAAGGCCGGGGTGACAGTCCTGCCCGTCGATTCAGAGCATAGTGCGATCCACCAGTGTCTGGGAGACGGCCGGGCGCTTGAAAAACTGACCATCACGGCCTCTGGCGGCCCGTTCCGGACCGCGACCATGGACCAGATGCGCGTGGCCAGCCCGGAAGCCGCTGCCGCCCATCCGAACTGGGCTATGGGCATCAAGAACTCAATCGACAGCGCCACCTTGATGAACAAGGCACTGGAGTTCATCGAAGCTGCCTATCTTTTCGACGTTTCGGCTGAACAGATCGATGTGATCATTCACCCGCAATCTATCATTCATGGCATGGCGCATTTTACGGATGGCTCGGTCATCGCCCAGTTGGGTGCGCCGGATATGCGGACACCTATATCTTACGCGCTCGGCTGGCCGGATCGTGTTGCAACGACAGTGGATCGGCTGGATCTCGTGAGTTTGGCAAAACTCGATTTTGAGGCTGTGGACAGCGCCAGATTCCCCGCTATTGGCCTGGCGCGGGAGGCTTTTGCCGCCGGCCCCGGGGCTACGACGGTATTAAATTGCGCTAATGAAGCCGCCGTTTCTGCATTTATTGCGGGCCAATGCGGGTTTCTGGACATAAGCTTGGTGGTAAAGGAAGTGTTGAGTCGCTTTCTTTCCGGCAATATGGCCGGGGTGGCATGCAGTTCGCTAGAAGAGATCGGCCAGTTGGACCGGTACGCGCGTTCGGCGGCTGAGGATGTGTTGTTGCGTGCCCCGGGTGATGGGGCGGAGGGTAGAGCGCTTGGGTGA
- the lpxA gene encoding acyl-ACP--UDP-N-acetylglucosamine O-acyltransferase: MPTQIHPTAFVEDGAQLGTDVTIGPFCHVSANAVIGDGCSLHSHAVVTGHTSVGRNSVLFPHATLGCSPQVIGFESTPDSRLEVGENCTFREYATAHAGMPKFGGLTKVGDHCYIMIGAHIAHDNVIGNHVVMANNVSLAGHIEVGDHVWFGGLAAVHQFSRIGRNAFVGGGAIVVEDIIPFGSVVGNHAKLSGLNMVGLKRRGFDKSQLMQIRSAYKAVFFGDGLFKERLAKAAVDFAEQPLAMELISFIQAGGDRPICKPA; this comes from the coding sequence ATGCCGACACAAATACATCCTACCGCGTTCGTTGAAGACGGCGCCCAGCTTGGCACGGATGTCACGATTGGTCCGTTCTGCCATGTCAGCGCAAACGCGGTGATCGGCGATGGGTGCAGTTTGCACTCCCATGCTGTCGTGACTGGACACACAAGCGTCGGACGGAACAGCGTCCTGTTCCCGCACGCGACACTGGGGTGCAGCCCGCAGGTGATCGGCTTTGAGAGCACGCCTGACTCCCGCCTCGAAGTGGGTGAAAATTGTACGTTCCGTGAATACGCGACCGCCCATGCAGGCATGCCAAAATTCGGTGGCCTGACGAAAGTTGGCGACCATTGCTACATCATGATCGGTGCGCATATCGCCCATGACAACGTCATCGGAAATCATGTCGTGATGGCGAATAATGTGTCGCTGGCTGGCCATATCGAGGTGGGAGACCATGTCTGGTTTGGCGGGCTCGCCGCAGTTCATCAATTCTCCCGTATCGGCCGGAATGCATTTGTCGGCGGTGGTGCTATTGTCGTGGAAGACATCATTCCCTTCGGCTCCGTTGTCGGAAACCATGCGAAACTTTCCGGCCTAAATATGGTCGGGCTGAAGCGGCGTGGGTTTGATAAAAGCCAGTTGATGCAGATCCGCAGCGCCTACAAGGCCGTTTTTTTTGGGGATGGTTTGTTCAAGGAACGTCTCGCAAAGGCAGCGGTTGATTTCGCAGAGCAACCGCTCGCCATGGAGCTGATTTCCTTTATCCAGGCCGGCGGAGACCGGCCGATCTGCAAGCCGGCCTGA
- a CDS encoding M50 family metallopeptidase: MACLIFMMGIVVIVHEYGHYLAGRAFGAAVESFSIGFGSPLFERKDKRGTRWRINWIPLGGFVKFAGEAQTAGDIGKLEGGLVGRAYPDLSVGQRSIVSLAGPLANFVLASLIFALMIGTFGRPNVEIGVYSVDEGAPAAIAGMEPGDIVVSADGKPVNMASDIQLAVMLNPGTPVNFVVRRDDVERTLVVTPKEMVRENEVGQMVPQGTIGVSLANVSVQEPTRYNPVEAVGQGVIQTGKTIEQTVTMLSRIITGRMSVHTMSGPVGIGDVSRRIVNRVWSQEDVSVGTRISELFWMLLGMCASISVGIGFFNLLPLPVLDGGHLVFNAYEALTGRHLPEKVQEVSLTFGLILLLGMVVVITWGDVIETGLFGGGSG, encoded by the coding sequence TTGGCTTGCCTCATCTTCATGATGGGCATCGTCGTGATTGTCCACGAATACGGCCACTACCTTGCCGGTCGCGCCTTTGGCGCCGCCGTTGAGTCATTTTCTATCGGTTTTGGAAGTCCGTTGTTCGAGCGGAAAGACAAGCGCGGAACGCGTTGGCGCATCAACTGGATTCCGCTCGGTGGCTTCGTGAAGTTTGCAGGCGAGGCGCAAACGGCTGGTGACATCGGTAAGCTTGAGGGCGGCCTGGTCGGGCGGGCTTATCCGGACCTGAGCGTCGGCCAGCGTTCGATTGTCAGCCTTGCTGGCCCTCTCGCCAATTTCGTTCTCGCCAGCCTGATATTTGCTCTGATGATCGGTACGTTCGGCCGTCCGAATGTTGAGATTGGTGTCTATTCTGTAGATGAAGGGGCTCCCGCTGCAATCGCAGGAATGGAGCCCGGGGACATTGTCGTTTCCGCCGATGGCAAACCTGTAAATATGGCCAGCGATATACAGCTGGCTGTAATGCTCAATCCAGGCACGCCTGTGAACTTCGTTGTCCGCCGCGATGATGTGGAGCGGACTCTCGTGGTTACGCCCAAGGAAATGGTGCGTGAGAACGAAGTGGGCCAAATGGTGCCGCAGGGCACAATTGGTGTGAGCCTGGCCAATGTCAGCGTTCAGGAGCCTACACGCTACAACCCGGTGGAAGCCGTCGGGCAGGGCGTCATCCAGACCGGAAAGACAATAGAACAGACTGTTACCATGCTAAGCCGGATCATAACCGGACGCATGTCGGTCCATACCATGTCCGGCCCTGTCGGGATCGGAGACGTGTCACGCCGAATCGTGAACCGGGTCTGGTCGCAGGAGGATGTTTCCGTCGGCACCCGAATATCGGAGCTGTTCTGGATGCTGCTGGGTATGTGCGCGTCGATTTCTGTTGGGATCGGCTTTTTCAACCTGCTACCGCTGCCGGTGCTGGATGGCGGACACCTTGTATTTAATGCATACGAAGCCCTGACCGGTCGCCACTTGCCGGAAAAAGTGCAGGAGGTGAGCCTGACATTCGGCCTCATCCTGTTATTGGGGATGGTCGTCGTCATTACGTGGGGCGATGTCATCGAAACCGGCCTGTTTGGCGGCGGGAGCGGCTGA
- the lpxD gene encoding UDP-3-O-(3-hydroxymyristoyl)glucosamine N-acyltransferase: MTVDPRFYAPLGALTLGQIAELTDAVMEGDGDLPVTGIASAANAQAGDLTFLDGNGKSAPEISANAGIFVTNEANLQYVPEGASKLVTRFPRYAHSVAALAMYQPRHLSWTGEARISPDAQVHEGAHVSPGAVIGPGAVVGEGSWIGPNASLGPGVQVGRHCQIGANTSLFCALLGDYVTLLAGARVGEAGFGVLAAPDGQRDAPHFGRVILQDHVSIGANTCVDRGVFEDTILGERTKIDNLSQIAHNVVFGRSVIMAAFGGISGSVRVGNHAMIGGRVGIADHVRVGDGVSLAASSGLFRNIEDGETWGGTPAKPIRQWMREVAWLQKQANPKKNN, translated from the coding sequence GTGACGGTTGATCCGCGGTTCTACGCGCCATTAGGGGCTTTGACGCTCGGCCAGATAGCGGAATTGACCGATGCGGTGATGGAGGGCGACGGCGACTTGCCTGTAACGGGCATCGCCTCCGCCGCCAATGCCCAGGCAGGCGATCTGACCTTTCTGGACGGTAACGGTAAGTCCGCGCCTGAGATCTCGGCAAATGCCGGGATATTCGTAACCAATGAAGCCAATCTTCAATATGTACCTGAAGGTGCCTCGAAGTTGGTGACCCGCTTTCCCCGTTATGCCCACTCTGTAGCGGCACTGGCGATGTACCAGCCCCGTCATCTAAGCTGGACAGGGGAGGCCCGGATTTCACCTGATGCTCAGGTGCATGAGGGGGCGCATGTGTCACCGGGAGCGGTGATCGGCCCTGGAGCGGTTGTTGGCGAAGGCAGCTGGATCGGCCCCAACGCATCTTTGGGACCAGGCGTTCAGGTCGGGCGGCACTGTCAGATCGGGGCCAATACCAGCTTGTTTTGCGCACTGCTCGGAGATTATGTGACCTTGCTGGCGGGCGCGCGTGTTGGCGAAGCCGGTTTCGGCGTGCTTGCTGCACCAGACGGACAGCGCGATGCACCGCATTTCGGGCGTGTGATCTTGCAGGATCACGTCTCGATTGGTGCAAACACCTGTGTCGACCGCGGCGTCTTCGAGGATACGATTCTGGGTGAGCGCACCAAGATCGATAATCTCAGCCAGATCGCCCACAATGTCGTTTTTGGGCGTTCTGTGATCATGGCGGCGTTTGGGGGCATTTCAGGCTCCGTCAGGGTTGGCAACCACGCCATGATCGGTGGGCGGGTCGGTATTGCCGACCATGTCAGGGTCGGCGACGGTGTCAGCCTGGCGGCGTCCTCGGGCCTGTTCCGGAATATCGAGGATGGCGAAACCTGGGGCGGTACGCCTGCAAAACCGATCCGCCAGTGGATGCGTGAAGTCGCCTGGTTGCAGAAACAGGCAAACCCGAAGAAAAATAACTGA
- the lpxB gene encoding lipid-A-disaccharide synthase, with amino-acid sequence MSALRLFMVAGEASGDLLAREVVQAIRRETDDVEFAGIGGQELASVGINSPFDISSLSILGFAEGIKAYGTVVKLADAAADAIVAFKPDAVVLVDSWGFMLRVAQRVRARAPEIKLIKLIGPQVWATRPGRAKTLAQTVDYLLCMHDMEVPYYTPHGLPTTVIGNPALSRNTPGDGQRFRTARGMGQDGKICLVLPGSRRSELAKVAPALLEAAKLVSKAVPGVRVIVSPSRNMAEAFDEAFPDVSGWAEVLHAPEERYDAMAAADLALACSGTVTSELAMQGTPMIVAYRTGWLTWALARGLLYKKRHITLLNIVSDDQEIVPEFVQTRQKPGLIAETAIQWLRDPKRLQAQKDAQQAALVRMQVGGHSSAEIAATTILSVARGQVMLTQE; translated from the coding sequence GTGAGCGCCCTGCGTTTATTCATGGTCGCGGGCGAGGCGTCGGGCGACCTTCTGGCCCGGGAAGTGGTTCAGGCGATTCGGCGGGAAACGGATGATGTGGAATTCGCCGGGATCGGTGGACAGGAGCTTGCGTCTGTCGGGATCAACTCGCCGTTTGATATTTCGTCTCTTTCGATTTTAGGTTTTGCCGAAGGCATCAAGGCCTATGGCACGGTTGTGAAATTGGCCGACGCGGCTGCCGATGCGATCGTCGCGTTCAAGCCTGACGCCGTTGTCCTTGTGGATTCCTGGGGGTTCATGCTCCGGGTCGCGCAGCGGGTTCGTGCGCGGGCACCCGAAATCAAATTGATCAAGCTGATCGGTCCGCAGGTCTGGGCGACGCGACCGGGACGGGCGAAGACCCTGGCGCAAACGGTCGACTACCTGCTCTGCATGCACGATATGGAAGTGCCATATTATACGCCGCATGGCCTTCCGACGACCGTGATCGGAAATCCTGCCCTGTCGCGAAACACGCCCGGAGATGGACAGAGATTCCGTACCGCGCGGGGTATGGGGCAGGACGGGAAAATCTGCCTCGTCTTGCCTGGCAGCCGCCGAAGCGAACTCGCAAAAGTCGCGCCTGCGCTGTTGGAGGCTGCCAAACTGGTTTCCAAGGCGGTTCCAGGTGTGAGGGTCATCGTTTCGCCGTCACGAAATATGGCGGAAGCGTTCGACGAGGCATTTCCGGATGTGTCTGGCTGGGCCGAAGTTCTGCACGCCCCTGAGGAACGCTACGATGCCATGGCTGCTGCAGATCTGGCGCTGGCGTGTTCGGGTACGGTCACCAGCGAGCTGGCGATGCAGGGCACGCCCATGATCGTCGCGTACCGGACAGGTTGGCTGACCTGGGCACTTGCGCGGGGACTGTTGTACAAGAAACGCCACATTACGCTTCTGAACATCGTCTCGGACGATCAGGAAATTGTTCCGGAATTTGTTCAGACGCGGCAAAAACCCGGCCTCATTGCGGAAACAGCGATTCAGTGGCTCAGGGACCCGAAGCGCTTGCAGGCACAAAAAGACGCACAGCAGGCCGCGTTGGTTCGAATGCAGGTTGGCGGTCACTCGTCCGCTGAAATTGCCGCCACAACGATCCTGTCAGTGGCCCGGGGACAGGTTATGCTCACGCAGGAATGA